In the Xiamenia xianingshaonis genome, one interval contains:
- a CDS encoding HD domain-containing protein, with protein sequence MIYTEATKKAMRIAFEAHRGQLDRAGIDYVNHPLHLAEQMETEDETCAALLHDVVEDSDWTLEQLREEGIPEAAVEAVALLTHDERVPYLDYVAATRENPIAVKVKLADLAHNSDFGRLADVTEADRERLRRYEAARNLLLT encoded by the coding sequence ATGATCTACACCGAAGCCACCAAGAAAGCCATGCGCATTGCCTTTGAAGCGCATCGGGGCCAGCTCGACCGCGCGGGCATCGATTACGTGAACCACCCGCTGCACCTCGCCGAGCAGATGGAAACGGAAGACGAAACGTGCGCCGCGCTGCTCCATGACGTGGTCGAAGATTCCGACTGGACGCTTGAGCAGCTGCGTGAAGAGGGCATTCCCGAAGCGGCGGTCGAGGCCGTGGCGCTTCTCACGCACGACGAGCGCGTCCCGTACCTGGACTACGTGGCCGCCACGCGCGAAAACCCCATCGCCGTGAAGGTGAAGCTTGCCGATCTCGCGCACAACAGCGACTTCGGGCGTCTGGCGGACGTGACCGAGGCGGATCGCGAGCGCCTGCGGCGGTACGAGGCGGCGCGAAACCTGCTGCTGACATAG
- a CDS encoding ATP-binding protein encodes MASAASRTKIGLRTKLIGLLTAVLVVISAVFLAFTYQDQASRAENELLEKSRVLVTEMDAVWDFVSLNQDVINYTTDGEYDYKGLHCAIAGKSVAALFSEESDYSIRFTNLNPRNIYNAPDDYEAQAIREFVGDRPVTEVYGLEQVEDEDVFRYVRAMYVGEDCLECHGEPAGVVDVTGYEREGWATGDVAGAVSVTVPAKSALDSMHVAVASNMVFFLTVIASMVAIIYFVLSRLVTRPLTAMCEAFSRIADAPQEGSKKVLEDLSSPADAAATGGLSLYCTRETSELIEQYGSMAQRLEDLYESLESQVNDRTEQLVLANAELERQRAYMEKINVRLSRDNQYKSDFLAIVSHELRTPLTSILAFADLLAERIDPADETAMSQLEEIHKNGAILQEMIDNVLETARIQAGSETLNLELVDFNDLVGMVESSLCPVASKKHVAFSTRVSADVPLVMGDWEKLRRILANLASNAVKFTPAGGSVRVEVERVQVGGLAGALAAAADAGGGPVGGAAGSPTAAEPVSGPAAVGVSTAAADAGGECVLVRVSDTGIGIAPDKQDLVFERFRQEDMTTVRRYGGSGLGLSLVKDLVEMMGGSVSVESEPGCGSVFTVVLPALKEKSHD; translated from the coding sequence GTGGCATCTGCGGCTTCTCGAACCAAAATCGGGCTTCGAACGAAGCTCATCGGGCTTCTGACGGCGGTCCTCGTCGTCATTTCCGCCGTTTTCCTGGCCTTCACCTACCAGGACCAAGCGAGCCGCGCCGAAAACGAGCTGCTGGAAAAGTCGCGCGTGCTGGTCACCGAAATGGATGCGGTGTGGGACTTCGTGTCGCTCAACCAAGACGTGATCAACTACACGACCGACGGCGAATACGACTACAAGGGGCTGCACTGCGCCATTGCGGGCAAGTCGGTCGCGGCGCTGTTCTCGGAAGAGTCGGACTATTCCATCCGCTTCACCAACTTGAACCCGCGCAACATCTACAACGCGCCCGACGACTACGAGGCCCAGGCCATACGGGAATTCGTCGGCGACCGCCCGGTGACGGAAGTGTACGGGCTGGAACAGGTGGAGGACGAGGACGTCTTTCGATACGTGCGTGCCATGTACGTGGGGGAAGACTGTCTGGAATGCCACGGTGAGCCGGCGGGCGTGGTCGACGTGACGGGCTACGAGCGAGAAGGATGGGCGACGGGCGACGTTGCCGGGGCGGTGAGCGTCACGGTGCCGGCCAAGTCGGCGCTGGACAGCATGCATGTGGCCGTGGCGAGCAACATGGTGTTTTTCCTGACGGTCATCGCATCGATGGTGGCGATCATCTACTTCGTGCTCAGCCGGCTGGTCACGCGGCCGCTCACGGCCATGTGCGAGGCGTTTTCACGCATTGCCGACGCGCCGCAGGAAGGCTCGAAGAAGGTGCTCGAAGACCTGTCGAGCCCGGCCGACGCCGCCGCGACGGGCGGGCTTTCGCTGTACTGCACGCGGGAGACAAGCGAGCTTATCGAGCAGTACGGATCGATGGCCCAGCGGCTGGAAGACTTGTACGAAAGCCTGGAATCGCAGGTCAACGACAGGACCGAGCAGCTTGTTCTCGCCAATGCCGAACTGGAGCGGCAGCGGGCCTACATGGAGAAGATCAACGTGCGGCTTTCGCGCGACAACCAGTACAAGTCTGACTTCCTGGCCATCGTCAGCCACGAGCTGCGCACGCCGCTGACGTCCATTCTCGCCTTCGCCGACCTGCTGGCCGAGCGCATCGACCCGGCGGACGAGACGGCCATGAGCCAGCTGGAAGAGATCCACAAAAACGGCGCCATTTTGCAGGAGATGATCGACAACGTGCTGGAGACGGCGCGCATCCAGGCGGGGTCCGAAACGCTCAATCTGGAGTTGGTCGACTTCAACGACTTGGTCGGCATGGTCGAGTCGTCGCTGTGCCCCGTGGCCTCGAAGAAGCACGTCGCGTTTTCCACGCGCGTGAGCGCCGACGTGCCGCTCGTCATGGGTGACTGGGAAAAGCTGCGGCGCATCCTGGCGAACCTGGCGAGCAACGCCGTGAAGTTCACGCCGGCCGGCGGAAGCGTGCGCGTGGAAGTGGAGCGCGTGCAGGTCGGCGGGTTGGCCGGCGCTCTCGCGGCGGCCGCAGATGCGGGCGGTGGGCCGGTCGGCGGGGCGGCTGGCAGCCCCACGGCGGCAGAGCCGGTCAGTGGTCCCGCAGCGGTCGGCGTTTCCACGGCGGCTGCAGATGCGGGCGGCGAGTGCGTGCTCGTGCGCGTCAGCGACACGGGCATCGGCATTGCCCCGGACAAGCAAGACCTCGTTTTCGAGCGCTTCCGGCAGGAGGACATGACCACCGTGCGGCGATACGGCGGCAGCGGGCTGGGGCTTTCGCTCGTGAAGGACCTGGTCGAAATGATGGGCGGCAGCGTTTCGGTGGAAAGCGAGCCCGGGTGCGGCTCGGTATTCACCGTCGTTTTGCCAGCGCTCAAGGAGAAATCCCATGACTAA
- a CDS encoding zinc ribbon domain-containing protein, with translation MAFKEILPRLRKERGVTQQELASKLYVTRQAVSRWETGETEPGVDMRKLIAVALDVPVVELLDLPDEQLCQCCGTPFSIPNMPHGTNADGSENGEFCKWCLINGNFAYNNIEDLIETTAPFLMEAMHLSRDEAVSFMGALAPTLKHWQD, from the coding sequence ATGGCATTCAAGGAGATCCTGCCGCGCCTGCGCAAAGAGCGCGGCGTGACCCAGCAAGAGCTGGCAAGCAAGCTGTACGTGACGCGGCAAGCGGTGAGTCGCTGGGAGACGGGAGAGACGGAACCCGGTGTTGACATGCGCAAACTCATCGCCGTCGCGCTCGACGTGCCCGTCGTGGAGCTGCTTGACCTGCCCGACGAGCAGCTTTGCCAGTGCTGCGGAACCCCGTTCAGCATCCCCAACATGCCGCACGGAACCAATGCCGACGGGTCCGAAAACGGCGAGTTCTGCAAATGGTGCTTGATTAATGGCAATTTCGCCTACAACAATATCGAGGACCTGATCGAAACGACCGCCCCGTTCCTCATGGAGGCGATGCACCTGTCGCGCGACGAGGCCGTCTCGTTCATGGGCGCGTTGGCCCCCACGCTCAAACACTGGCAGGACTAA
- a CDS encoding 4Fe-4S dicluster domain-containing protein produces the protein MEQYGFYVNTDICTGCKACMTSCFDRNNLEVPQKFRKVYEFGGGEWTADDAGAFSSTAFTYYASMTCGQCDNPACVANCPTGAMQKDAETGMVNNDKDTCIGCMTCEKSCPYGHPTQLADGLSHKCVMCADESPDGTPDPMCVKACPVRALEFGPIAELREKHPDGAAAIGELSDETGPNVVFGLHRDAGKGGTLRNPAEVGHER, from the coding sequence ATGGAACAGTACGGCTTTTACGTCAACACCGACATTTGCACGGGCTGCAAGGCTTGCATGACCTCGTGCTTCGATCGCAACAACTTGGAAGTGCCCCAGAAGTTCCGCAAGGTGTACGAATTCGGCGGCGGCGAATGGACGGCCGACGACGCGGGCGCGTTCTCGTCGACGGCGTTCACGTATTACGCATCGATGACCTGCGGACAGTGCGACAACCCGGCCTGTGTGGCCAACTGCCCGACCGGCGCGATGCAGAAAGATGCCGAAACGGGCATGGTCAACAACGACAAGGACACGTGCATCGGCTGCATGACCTGCGAAAAGAGCTGCCCCTACGGGCATCCGACGCAGCTTGCCGACGGCCTTTCGCACAAGTGCGTGATGTGTGCCGACGAAAGCCCCGACGGCACGCCCGATCCAATGTGCGTGAAGGCATGCCCGGTGCGCGCGCTGGAATTCGGCCCCATCGCCGAGCTGCGCGAGAAGCACCCGGACGGCGCTGCGGCCATCGGCGAGCTGTCCGACGAGACGGGCCCGAACGTCGTGTTCGGCCTGCACCGCGACGCCGGCAAGGGCGGCACGCTGCGCAATCCGGCCGAGGTAGGCCACGAGCGATAG
- a CDS encoding response regulator transcription factor, whose product MTKVMLIEDDESMRLLIRQIAQRGGYDFCCAACGEEGLAMLRRERPDLLILDVMLPDINGFEICEIIRGEGRKIPIMFLTAKGDIVDKTIGFKAGADDYLVKPFQPEELLLRMNAHLRRRERDRKLRNGGASQAPDRYRVGDLDIAFGKYEVHLRGEDVALSSREVELLELLASDPGSVFTRDQILEALWGSKEGADPNSITVMVRKIREKIEDDPSKPRYLITVWRVGYKLADHL is encoded by the coding sequence ATGACTAAAGTGATGCTTATAGAAGACGACGAGTCCATGCGGCTGCTCATCCGGCAGATCGCGCAGCGCGGCGGCTATGACTTCTGCTGCGCCGCGTGCGGGGAAGAGGGCTTGGCGATGCTGCGGCGCGAGCGTCCCGACCTCTTGATCCTCGACGTGATGCTGCCCGACATCAACGGGTTTGAAATTTGCGAGATCATTCGCGGTGAGGGCCGCAAGATCCCCATCATGTTCTTGACCGCAAAGGGCGACATCGTTGACAAGACGATCGGATTCAAAGCGGGCGCCGACGACTATCTCGTGAAGCCGTTCCAGCCCGAAGAGCTGCTGCTGCGCATGAACGCGCACCTGCGACGCCGCGAGCGCGACCGCAAGCTGCGCAACGGCGGCGCGTCTCAGGCTCCTGACCGCTACCGCGTGGGCGACCTCGACATTGCGTTCGGGAAGTACGAGGTGCACCTGCGCGGCGAGGACGTGGCCTTGTCCTCGCGCGAGGTGGAGCTGCTGGAGCTTCTCGCGTCCGATCCGGGCAGCGTGTTCACGCGCGACCAGATTCTCGAGGCGCTGTGGGGCAGCAAGGAAGGGGCCGACCCCAACAGCATCACGGTCATGGTGCGCAAAATCCGCGAGAAGATAGAAGACGATCCCTCCAAGCCGCGCTACCTGATCACCGTGTGGCGGGTCGGCTACAAGCTGGCGGACCACCTGTAA
- the tatA gene encoding twin-arginine translocase TatA/TatE family subunit produces MRVLGMGVPELLIILAVILLIFGPKNLPKLGNALGKTVKGLREGMAPDKPEENEVYESEEYEEEVEETPKKKRVVKRIEAGASESAQTEV; encoded by the coding sequence ATGAGAGTTCTTGGCATGGGTGTTCCCGAACTTCTTATCATCCTGGCCGTCATTCTTCTGATCTTCGGCCCCAAGAATCTTCCAAAACTCGGCAATGCACTTGGCAAGACCGTCAAAGGCCTGCGCGAGGGCATGGCTCCCGACAAGCCCGAGGAAAACGAAGTCTACGAGTCCGAGGAATACGAAGAAGAGGTCGAAGAAACCCCGAAAAAGAAGCGCGTCGTGAAGCGCATCGAGGCCGGGGCCTCCGAATCCGCTCAAACCGAAGTGTAA
- a CDS encoding N-acetylmuramoyl-L-alanine amidase family protein, with the protein MTTTFKRKAANITLAGIVACSCAGAATTVALAGAATDVSIAEAAAWKKSGSRWWYQDGNSYAKGWRYIKGSWYYFDRSGWMKTGWQSIGGKWYYFNRSGAMKTGWNKVGGKWYYHNRSGAMVTGWRQINGKWYHFNRSGVMSANRWVGNYYLTSSGAMATNRWIGNYHVNASGKWDKTWKPSKPAQNNNNGSSNKPSNNSDGTNNFVNGDLIGDRNVVIENKYYGSNGKVVTFTGRRSGRFASSDNYFKCYGAADTNFSMNFLSYRPSADTYTTDLTFLTHFHDENENQLNVSELDDIITIPKVVINQSALLHGGTIWAGDCWNSDKSIARRIEISCFDFNPGNGTVGIRVNTEGWRGAWRIYQNDTYIVKLI; encoded by the coding sequence ATGACGACAACCTTCAAGCGAAAGGCCGCGAACATCACACTGGCAGGCATTGTTGCATGCTCGTGCGCAGGCGCAGCAACGACTGTCGCGCTGGCCGGCGCCGCAACCGATGTCAGCATTGCCGAAGCCGCAGCGTGGAAGAAAAGCGGCAGCCGATGGTGGTACCAAGACGGGAACAGCTACGCAAAGGGCTGGCGCTACATCAAGGGATCCTGGTACTACTTTGACCGCAGCGGCTGGATGAAAACCGGCTGGCAGAGCATCGGCGGCAAGTGGTACTACTTCAACAGAAGCGGCGCGATGAAAACGGGGTGGAACAAAGTCGGCGGCAAGTGGTACTACCACAACAGATCCGGAGCCATGGTCACCGGATGGCGTCAGATCAACGGAAAGTGGTACCACTTCAACAGAAGCGGCGTCATGAGCGCCAACAGATGGGTTGGCAATTACTACCTCACCTCGTCCGGCGCAATGGCCACCAACCGCTGGATCGGCAACTACCACGTCAACGCCAGCGGCAAATGGGACAAGACGTGGAAGCCCAGCAAGCCCGCGCAGAACAACAATAATGGGAGCTCAAATAAGCCCAGCAACAACAGCGACGGCACGAACAACTTCGTGAACGGCGACTTGATAGGTGACCGGAACGTTGTCATTGAGAACAAGTATTACGGGTCAAACGGAAAGGTAGTGACGTTCACCGGCAGACGTTCGGGAAGGTTCGCAAGTTCGGACAATTATTTTAAGTGCTATGGAGCGGCGGATACAAACTTCAGCATGAACTTTTTAAGCTATCGACCCTCCGCAGACACCTATACCACGGATCTCACATTCCTGACCCACTTTCACGATGAGAACGAGAACCAGTTAAACGTCTCCGAACTTGATGACATCATTACAATACCCAAGGTCGTCATCAACCAATCGGCTCTTTTGCATGGCGGAACGATTTGGGCCGGAGATTGCTGGAACAGCGATAAATCCATTGCGAGAAGGATTGAAATTTCTTGCTTCGATTTCAATCCTGGCAATGGAACAGTGGGCATAAGAGTCAATACTGAAGGCTGGAGAGGTGCATGGAGGATCTATCAGAATGACACCTACATTGTAAAACTCATCTAG
- a CDS encoding Fic family protein, with the protein MVYEKKGALVELLSEVEASPLLARLLEEKTAGISGGIYHKLQIELTYNSNHIEGSRLSKEQTRLIFETSTVGGDGKPVRVDDVVETANHFRCVDFCLENISKPISIAMLKDLHRMLKAGTSDSGLPWFAIGDFKTLPNEVGGRQTALPKAVPAEVENLLHDYSPRSLHTFEQIIDFHVRFERIHPFQDGNGRVGRLVMLKECLASGIVPFVITDDMKAFYYRGLAEWDRERGFLTDTCLAAQDTFKQWLDYFRIPYDAKEQR; encoded by the coding sequence ATGGTGTATGAAAAGAAGGGGGCTTTGGTGGAACTTCTTTCTGAGGTGGAAGCGAGTCCGCTCCTTGCACGGCTTTTGGAAGAGAAGACGGCTGGCATCTCTGGCGGCATCTACCACAAGCTGCAAATTGAACTGACGTACAACTCCAACCATATTGAGGGGTCTCGCCTGTCGAAGGAGCAGACGCGCCTCATCTTTGAGACGTCGACCGTTGGCGGAGACGGCAAGCCTGTGCGGGTCGACGACGTTGTCGAGACGGCAAACCATTTCAGGTGCGTCGACTTCTGCCTCGAAAATATAAGTAAACCGATCAGCATTGCCATGCTCAAGGACTTGCATCGCATGCTCAAAGCCGGCACGTCTGACAGTGGCCTTCCCTGGTTCGCCATTGGCGATTTCAAGACGTTGCCCAATGAGGTGGGAGGGCGGCAAACTGCTCTTCCCAAAGCGGTGCCGGCAGAGGTCGAGAACCTGCTGCATGATTATTCTCCCAGATCGCTGCACACTTTCGAGCAGATCATAGACTTTCATGTGCGCTTCGAGCGCATCCATCCGTTTCAGGATGGCAATGGGCGCGTCGGCAGGCTCGTCATGCTGAAAGAGTGCCTGGCAAGCGGTATCGTGCCATTCGTCATCACCGATGACATGAAGGCGTTTTACTACCGCGGCCTGGCCGAATGGGACCGAGAGCGAGGTTTTCTCACGGATACTTGTCTGGCTGCCCAAGACACGTTCAAGCAATGGCTCGACTACTTTCGTATTCCGTACGATGCGAAAGAGCAAAGGTAG
- a CDS encoding sulfite exporter TauE/SafE family protein, whose amino-acid sequence MEFLIVCPLAFLAGLIDAVAGGGGLISLPAYFFAGLPTHAAIATNKLSSIMGTAVVTLRYAFFGYMVKRFVAVGVACGLFGSFLGSNLVLATDSTFLMGFMLVSLPLVAVLVLKTKDFDRFSEDPYPGAKGVAITAAIALAVGVYDGFYGPGTGTFLMLLLTSVGHQSTKEAQGTSKAINLATNAAGLAVFLSSGNVWVALGLAAGLFNVAGGWIGSSLFRSKGASIVRPVLIVVMALFAVRLVFDLMQ is encoded by the coding sequence ATGGAATTTCTCATAGTGTGCCCGCTGGCGTTTCTGGCGGGTCTGATCGATGCCGTGGCCGGAGGCGGCGGCCTAATATCGCTTCCGGCCTATTTCTTCGCGGGGCTGCCGACGCATGCGGCCATTGCTACCAACAAGCTTTCAAGCATCATGGGCACCGCCGTCGTGACGCTTCGCTACGCCTTTTTCGGCTACATGGTGAAGCGCTTCGTCGCGGTTGGCGTGGCCTGCGGGCTTTTCGGGTCGTTTCTGGGATCGAACCTCGTGCTTGCGACCGACAGCACGTTTCTCATGGGGTTCATGCTCGTCTCGCTTCCTCTCGTCGCCGTGCTCGTGCTGAAGACGAAGGATTTCGACCGGTTCTCCGAAGACCCGTATCCGGGCGCGAAGGGCGTCGCCATCACGGCCGCCATAGCGCTTGCGGTTGGCGTGTACGACGGGTTTTATGGCCCCGGAACAGGGACGTTCCTCATGCTTTTGCTTACGTCCGTCGGCCACCAGAGCACGAAGGAGGCCCAAGGGACTTCCAAGGCGATCAACTTGGCGACCAACGCTGCGGGGCTTGCCGTGTTTTTGTCCAGCGGCAACGTCTGGGTGGCGCTCGGCCTTGCTGCGGGCTTGTTCAACGTTGCGGGCGGCTGGATCGGCTCCAGCCTTTTCCGGAGCAAGGGCGCCTCGATCGTTCGTCCGGTGCTGATCGTCGTCATGGCGCTGTTTGCGGTTCGGCTCGTCTTCGACCTTATGCAGTAG
- a CDS encoding methylated-DNA--[protein]-cysteine S-methyltransferase, with product MRYSTQYHDPEFGAITLASDGESLVGLWLEGQKYFASGAAESLVPRDDLPVFDSARAWLDRYFAGEAPTPDELPLAPSGSDFARRVWDILRSIPYGSLRTYGDIAAQIAAETGRRASAQAVGGAVGHNPISIIVPCHRVVGANGSLTGYAGGIDKKVRLLKHEGVDMTGLFVPKRGTAL from the coding sequence ATGAGGTATTCCACGCAGTATCATGATCCCGAATTCGGCGCCATCACGCTTGCGAGCGATGGGGAAAGCCTGGTGGGGCTGTGGCTGGAAGGACAGAAGTACTTCGCCAGCGGTGCGGCCGAATCCCTGGTGCCCCGCGACGACCTGCCCGTTTTCGACAGCGCCCGCGCGTGGCTCGACCGCTACTTCGCAGGCGAGGCGCCCACGCCCGACGAGCTGCCCTTGGCGCCGAGCGGCAGCGACTTCGCCCGACGCGTGTGGGACATTCTGCGGTCCATCCCCTACGGGTCGCTGCGCACCTACGGAGACATCGCGGCGCAGATCGCCGCCGAAACCGGGCGCCGCGCGTCGGCGCAAGCGGTGGGCGGCGCGGTCGGGCACAACCCCATTTCGATCATCGTCCCTTGTCACCGCGTCGTCGGGGCGAACGGCAGCCTCACAGGCTACGCCGGCGGCATCGACAAGAAAGTACGTCTCCTGAAGCACGAAGGCGTCGACATGACCGGCCTGTTCGTGCCGAAGCGGGGCACCGCGCTCTGA
- a CDS encoding DMSO/selenate family reductase complex A subunit — protein sequence MEKTSSAQSGISRRSFVALSGLVGAGFALTGCSPSEQAPTEAPEGAESAGETKAFAEVKGEPLAYDAMTWSACHVNCGSRCPLKVFTKDGTVVRIDIDSDGTDEFAPGQIYQMRSCVRGRTNRQRIYSEDRIQKPLKRVEGTKRGEGKYEEITWDEAIDLIAATMQDIKDEYGNDAFYIQYGTGVLGGTVSRSWHPDATMFARLMNLWGGYLRQYADYSTGQITWEMPLFNGDAWSNNEVTDLVNSKNIVLFGNNPANTRMSGSAMQYLLTQVRLQNPEATIVVIDPHLSDTAVGVANQWIPIRPATDTALVAGMIFYLKEQGKLDEKFIRDKFVGFFSDSFADDVKAAEPASNAFMGLDKSGKLTIDQDMSYEAYLAGTGAYEDTGEKTPEWAAAITGVPADTIRQLADLYVDGPTATIQGWGPQRHSNGGNTSRAIAMIAAITGNVGISGGGTGAREGVGGVPYAIATAIPTFPEKNTVDVCVSFFDWYHAIEDYQSMNDATWGVRHIDETGATSYAEEPGTIKLKAPIKFIWNYGSNVMMGQHADINDSLRIYNLPDEKDSGVRMIVTVDPWMTPTAMVSDIILPGTTPFEEDDLTTGGTAWTGFVCCETAAIEPLFESKPVYEICTLIADKLGIKDEFTEGKTQLDWVEWCYDQGIAAGDDLPATFEEFREGGLFKQTDDHEPAVAPAPEEMATPSGKYEVFSKQAYNLSQQWDLTCGGYVPDDGRDQITGLPIWYDHFEGYGDPLRKDYPFQLIGHHGKTRTHSSYGNVPWMNSVAPQQCWINDGDAAELGIEQDDAVIVSTERGRSQMTAKVTNRIMPGVVSVPQGAWYDPESRDAATIGDPSVLDRGGCISVLTSSRPTPISKGNGVHSNLCKIEKA from the coding sequence ATGGAAAAGACTTCATCCGCGCAGTCGGGCATCAGCCGCCGCTCGTTTGTGGCCTTGTCGGGCCTGGTGGGAGCTGGGTTCGCGCTGACGGGCTGCAGCCCGTCCGAACAGGCGCCCACCGAGGCGCCGGAAGGCGCCGAGTCGGCGGGGGAAACCAAGGCTTTCGCTGAAGTGAAGGGCGAGCCGCTGGCTTATGACGCCATGACCTGGTCGGCCTGCCACGTGAACTGCGGCAGCCGCTGCCCTTTGAAGGTGTTCACGAAAGACGGCACCGTCGTGCGCATCGACATCGACTCCGACGGCACCGACGAGTTCGCCCCCGGGCAGATCTACCAGATGCGCTCGTGCGTGCGCGGCCGCACGAACCGCCAGCGCATCTACAGCGAAGACCGCATCCAAAAGCCGCTCAAGCGCGTCGAGGGAACGAAGCGCGGCGAGGGCAAGTACGAAGAAATCACCTGGGACGAGGCCATCGACCTCATCGCTGCCACCATGCAGGACATCAAGGACGAGTACGGCAACGACGCGTTCTATATCCAGTACGGCACGGGCGTGCTTGGCGGCACGGTTTCCAGGTCCTGGCATCCCGACGCCACCATGTTCGCCCGCCTTATGAATTTGTGGGGCGGCTACCTGCGCCAGTACGCCGACTATTCCACCGGCCAGATCACGTGGGAAATGCCGCTGTTCAACGGCGACGCCTGGTCGAACAACGAAGTCACCGACCTGGTGAATTCCAAGAACATCGTGCTGTTCGGCAACAATCCGGCCAACACGCGCATGTCCGGCTCGGCCATGCAGTACCTGCTTACCCAGGTGCGCCTGCAAAACCCCGAGGCCACCATCGTGGTCATCGACCCGCACCTGTCCGACACCGCGGTCGGCGTGGCGAACCAGTGGATCCCCATCCGCCCGGCCACCGACACCGCGCTGGTCGCCGGCATGATCTTCTACCTGAAAGAGCAGGGCAAGCTGGACGAGAAGTTCATCCGCGACAAGTTCGTCGGCTTCTTCTCCGACTCCTTCGCCGACGACGTGAAGGCCGCCGAACCTGCCTCCAACGCCTTCATGGGCTTGGACAAGTCCGGCAAGCTGACCATCGACCAGGACATGTCGTACGAGGCCTACCTGGCCGGCACCGGCGCCTACGAGGACACCGGCGAGAAGACCCCCGAATGGGCCGCCGCCATCACCGGCGTCCCGGCCGACACCATCCGCCAGCTGGCCGACCTCTACGTCGACGGCCCCACGGCCACGATCCAGGGCTGGGGCCCGCAGCGCCACTCCAACGGCGGCAACACCTCCCGCGCCATCGCGATGATCGCGGCCATCACCGGCAACGTGGGCATCTCCGGCGGCGGCACGGGCGCCCGCGAAGGCGTCGGCGGCGTGCCGTACGCCATCGCGACGGCCATTCCCACCTTCCCGGAAAAGAACACCGTGGACGTGTGCGTGTCGTTCTTCGATTGGTACCACGCCATCGAAGACTACCAGTCCATGAACGACGCCACCTGGGGCGTGCGCCACATCGACGAGACCGGCGCGACCTCCTATGCCGAAGAGCCCGGCACCATCAAGCTGAAGGCACCCATCAAGTTCATCTGGAACTACGGCTCCAACGTCATGATGGGCCAGCACGCCGACATCAACGACTCGCTGCGCATCTACAACCTGCCTGACGAGAAAGACTCCGGCGTGCGCATGATCGTGACCGTCGATCCGTGGATGACTCCCACGGCCATGGTTTCCGACATCATTTTGCCGGGCACGACGCCCTTCGAAGAGGACGACCTGACGACCGGCGGCACCGCCTGGACGGGCTTCGTCTGCTGCGAAACGGCCGCCATCGAGCCGCTGTTCGAGTCGAAGCCGGTGTATGAGATCTGCACGCTCATCGCCGACAAGCTCGGCATCAAAGACGAGTTTACCGAGGGCAAGACCCAGCTCGATTGGGTGGAATGGTGCTACGACCAGGGCATTGCGGCCGGCGACGACCTGCCCGCCACCTTCGAAGAGTTCCGCGAGGGCGGCCTGTTCAAGCAGACCGACGACCACGAGCCTGCCGTCGCTCCGGCGCCGGAGGAAATGGCCACGCCGTCGGGCAAGTACGAGGTGTTCTCGAAGCAGGCGTACAACCTGTCCCAACAATGGGACCTCACCTGCGGCGGCTATGTGCCTGACGACGGCCGCGACCAGATCACCGGCCTGCCCATCTGGTACGACCACTTCGAAGGCTACGGCGACCCGCTGCGCAAGGACTACCCCTTCCAGCTGATCGGGCATCACGGCAAGACGCGCACGCACTCGTCGTACGGCAACGTGCCGTGGATGAACTCGGTTGCGCCGCAGCAGTGCTGGATCAACGACGGCGATGCGGCCGAGCTGGGCATCGAGCAGGACGACGCCGTCATCGTGTCGACCGAACGAGGCCGTTCGCAGATGACGGCCAAGGTCACCAACCGCATCATGCCCGGCGTCGTGAGCGTTCCGCAGGGCGCCTGGTACGATCCCGAGTCGCGCGACGCCGCCACCATCGGCGACCCGAGCGTGCTTGACCGGGGCGGGTGCATTTCGGTGCTGACCTCTTCGCGTCCCACGCCTATCTCCAAGGGCAACGGCGTGCATTCCAACCTGTGCAAGATCGAGAAGGCTTAA